A single genomic interval of Antechinus flavipes isolate AdamAnt ecotype Samford, QLD, Australia chromosome 1, AdamAnt_v2, whole genome shotgun sequence harbors:
- the LOC127552756 gene encoding interferon alpha-1-like: protein MTSWSVSVALVLLCSSTLCCLGCDLTQGLQEDFSFLNQMSTFFLLPCLKDRTNFNFPKEAVEGSQLQRENATAIVHETLQQVFTIFSLNSTPAAWSQTQLKQLLIGLDHQLDQLEQCLGQDVDREEPSLGSKNSRLGLTSYFQGIRQYLQDKEYSRCVWEIVRLEIRKIFLFMNKFTRNLRN, encoded by the coding sequence ATGACCTCCTGGAGCGTGTCAGTTGCCCTGGTTCTGCTGTGCTCCAGCACCCTCTGCTGTCTAGGTTGTGACCTGACTCAGGGCCTGCAGGAAGACTTTTCTTTTCTGAACCAAATGAGTACATTTTTCCTGCTGCCATGTCTGAAAGACAGAACCAACTTCAACTTCCCAAAGGAAGCTGTGGAGGGCAGCCAGCTCCAGAGAGAAAATGCTACAGCCATTGTGCACGAGACCCTCCAGCAGGTCTTCACCATCTTCAGTCTGAATTCCACTCCTGCTGCTTGGAGTCAGACCCAGCTCAAGCAACTGCTCATTGGACTGGATCATCAGCTGGACCAACTGGAGCAGTGTCTTGGACAAGATGTGGACCGGGAAGAGCCTTCCTTGGGGAGTAAAAACTCTAGACTGGGCCTGACGAGTTACTTTCAAGGAATAAGGCAATACCTGCAAGACAAAGAGTACAGCCGCTGTGTCTGGGAAATTGTGAGACTAGAGATCAGGAAGATCTTTTTATTTATGAACAAATTCACAAGAAATCTAAGGaactaa